A portion of the Tenacibaculum todarodis genome contains these proteins:
- the ruvB gene encoding Holliday junction branch migration DNA helicase RuvB produces MNENLNPENTNLSNEDIDVEKKLRPLSFEDFSGQDQAIENLKIFVEAANQRDEALDHTLFHGPPGLGKTTLAHILANELQVGIKVTSGPVLDKPGDLAGLLTNLDERDVLFIDEIHRLSPIVEEYLYSAMEDYKIDIMIESGPNARTVQINLEPFTLIGATTRSGLLTAPMRARFGISSRLHYYSTELLTTIVQRSAQILGVPISMEAAIEIAGRSRGTPRIANALLRRVRDFAQIKGDGNITIEIAKYALKALNVDAHGLDEMDNKILKTIIDKFKGGPVGLSTIATAVSENTETIEEVYEPFLIQQGFIMRTPRGREVTDLAYKHLGLIKGRNQGELF; encoded by the coding sequence ATGAATGAAAATTTAAATCCTGAAAACACAAATCTTTCTAATGAAGATATTGATGTAGAAAAAAAATTGCGCCCACTTTCTTTTGAAGACTTTAGTGGTCAAGATCAGGCAATTGAAAACCTTAAGATTTTTGTTGAAGCAGCAAATCAAAGAGATGAAGCTTTAGATCATACACTTTTTCATGGACCTCCAGGTTTGGGAAAAACTACTTTGGCACATATTTTAGCAAATGAATTACAAGTTGGTATAAAAGTAACTTCTGGACCAGTTCTGGACAAGCCTGGAGATTTGGCTGGTTTGCTTACAAATCTCGATGAACGAGATGTTTTATTTATTGATGAAATCCATCGATTAAGCCCAATTGTAGAGGAATACTTGTATTCTGCAATGGAAGATTATAAAATTGATATTATGATTGAATCTGGGCCAAATGCCCGTACTGTTCAAATCAATTTAGAACCATTCACATTAATAGGAGCAACCACCCGTTCAGGATTATTAACTGCGCCAATGCGTGCTCGTTTTGGAATAAGTAGTCGTTTACATTATTATTCTACAGAACTTTTAACTACAATTGTACAGAGAAGCGCACAAATTTTAGGCGTTCCAATTTCTATGGAAGCGGCAATTGAAATTGCAGGACGAAGTAGAGGGACACCAAGAATTGCAAATGCATTGTTACGTAGAGTAAGAGATTTTGCACAAATAAAAGGTGATGGAAACATTACTATTGAAATAGCAAAGTATGCTTTAAAAGCATTAAATGTAGATGCACATGGCTTGGATGAAATGGATAATAAAATTTTAAAAACCATTATAGATAAATTTAAAGGAGGTCCTGTTGGTTTAAGTACTATTGCTACAGCTGTTTCCGAAAACACAGAAACTATCGAAGAAGTGTACGAACCTTTCTTAATTCAACAAGGTTTTATAATGAGAACACCTCGTGGAAGAGAAGTTACAGATTTAGCGTATAAACATTTAGGTTTAATTAAAGGGAGAAATCAAGGCGAATTATTTTAG
- a CDS encoding cytochrome c oxidase subunit II gives MLALFYIFIAVAIGVSFWQITRVMNLREVIATDKDNNSQGKIAIGFMVFLYAMMVYCLIAMNVLMLPESASIEGEHDDNLFNITFWLIGIVQFIMQFLIFFFTYKYRGKKENKAKFYADSHKLEMIWTIIPAFTIVILIGYGLWAWNNIMYVGDDENPIVIEVYSKQFQWEARYAGEDNTLGLGNVNYIKGVNTMGVDMSDKNSQDDKQVTELYLPKGKKVLFKFRSQDVLHSAYMPHFRAQMNCVPGMVTQFAFTPKFTTEEMRVQSEVVAKTNGINKIRKAKGEDPYVFDYVLLCNKICGASHYNMQMKITVVEDAVYKKWLAEQPALAQVVK, from the coding sequence ATGTTAGCTCTATTTTATATTTTTATAGCTGTTGCAATCGGGGTAAGCTTTTGGCAAATTACCCGTGTAATGAACTTGAGAGAAGTTATTGCTACAGATAAAGACAATAATTCGCAAGGTAAAATTGCCATTGGTTTTATGGTGTTTTTATATGCAATGATGGTTTATTGTTTAATAGCAATGAATGTGTTAATGTTACCAGAATCTGCCTCAATTGAAGGAGAACATGATGATAATCTTTTCAATATTACCTTTTGGTTAATTGGTATTGTGCAGTTTATCATGCAATTTTTAATTTTCTTTTTTACGTACAAGTATAGAGGGAAAAAAGAAAATAAAGCAAAATTCTATGCAGATAGTCATAAATTAGAGATGATTTGGACTATAATCCCTGCTTTTACTATTGTAATCTTAATAGGTTATGGTTTATGGGCTTGGAATAACATTATGTATGTTGGTGATGATGAAAACCCAATTGTTATTGAAGTATATTCAAAACAATTTCAATGGGAAGCTCGTTATGCAGGAGAAGATAATACTTTAGGTTTAGGAAACGTAAACTATATTAAAGGAGTTAATACAATGGGAGTTGATATGTCTGATAAAAACTCTCAAGACGATAAACAAGTAACAGAATTATACTTGCCTAAAGGTAAAAAAGTATTGTTCAAGTTCCGTTCACAAGACGTATTGCACTCAGCTTATATGCCTCACTTTAGAGCACAAATGAATTGTGTTCCTGGTATGGTTACTCAGTTTGCTTTTACACCTAAGTTTACAACAGAAGAAATGCGTGTGCAATCTGAAGTTGTTGCTAAAACAAACGGAATTAATAAGATAAGAAAAGCCAAAGGTGAAGATCCTTATGTTTTTGACTACGTACTTTTATGTAATAAAATATGTGGAGCATCTCACTATAACATGCAAATGAAAATTACAGTTGTAGAAGACGCAGTATATAAGAAATGGTTAGCTGAACAGCCAGCATTAGCCCAAGTTGTAAAATAA
- a CDS encoding DUF3341 domain-containing protein codes for MGAHEASKVIHALYNDDEILMDAVKKVKGEHHHIEEIFCPFPVHGLDKAMGLAPTRLAITAFMYGITGLSVAIWLTWYTMIHDWPQDIGGKPNFSWATNMPAFVPIMFELTVFFAAHLMVITFYMRSKIWPFKEAENPDPRTTDDHFLMEIPVHGNEEELKTLLAATGAVEINVVDKH; via the coding sequence ATGGGAGCACACGAAGCATCAAAAGTTATTCATGCACTTTACAATGATGACGAAATCCTAATGGATGCAGTTAAAAAAGTAAAAGGAGAACACCATCATATAGAAGAAATATTTTGTCCTTTTCCAGTTCACGGACTAGACAAAGCAATGGGTTTAGCGCCTACACGTTTGGCAATTACAGCTTTTATGTATGGTATTACAGGTTTGTCTGTAGCAATATGGCTTACTTGGTATACAATGATTCACGATTGGCCGCAAGATATTGGTGGTAAACCAAACTTTTCTTGGGCAACAAACATGCCAGCATTTGTGCCAATTATGTTTGAATTAACAGTGTTTTTTGCAGCCCACTTAATGGTAATTACTTTTTACATGAGAAGTAAGATTTGGCCATTTAAAGAAGCAGAAAACCCAGATCCAAGAACAACCGATGACCATTTCTTAATGGAAATTCCAGTTCATGGAAACGAAGAAGAATTAAAAACGTTATTGGCAGCTACAGGAGCTGTAGAAATTAACGTAGTAGACAAGCATTAA
- the nrfD gene encoding NrfD/PsrC family molybdoenzyme membrane anchor subunit, with translation MSHYEAPIREPLVLGNKSYHDITEDIAKPIEGKANKNWYIAFYISLAAMLWGFGCIFYTVGTGIGVWGLSKNIGWAWDITNFVWWVGIGHAGTLISAVLLLFRQKWRMAINRSAEAMTIFAVFQAGLFPIIHMGRPWNGYWVLPIPNQFGSLWVNFNSPLLWDVFAISTYLSVSLVFWWTGLLPDFATIRDRAVKPFQKKIYSLLSFGWSGRAKDWQRFEEVSLVLAGLATPLVLSVHTIVSMDFATSINPGWHSTIFPPYFVAGAIFSGFAMVQTLLGIMRKVTNMEAYITRLHVEYMNIVIIVTGGIVAVAYATEFFIAWYTGSPYEYYTYLSIGAETGPYGWAFWSLLICNIFTPQLLWIKKIRRSFIWSFIISIVINIGMWFERFDIIAIVLSKGHLPSTWWRFEPTFVDVGIFIGTIGFFFVLFLLYARTFPVIPIAEMKTILKSSGENYKKQRDGISTSQVEDNNTING, from the coding sequence ATGTCTCATTACGAAGCACCCATAAGGGAACCTTTAGTATTAGGTAATAAAAGTTACCACGACATTACCGAAGACATTGCTAAACCTATAGAAGGTAAAGCAAACAAAAACTGGTATATAGCATTTTATATTTCTTTAGCAGCAATGTTATGGGGATTTGGGTGTATATTTTATACAGTTGGAACAGGTATTGGAGTTTGGGGATTAAGCAAGAACATTGGTTGGGCTTGGGATATCACAAACTTTGTATGGTGGGTTGGTATTGGTCACGCCGGTACATTAATCTCAGCTGTACTACTTTTATTCCGTCAAAAATGGAGAATGGCAATTAACCGTTCTGCAGAAGCAATGACAATCTTTGCTGTATTCCAAGCAGGATTGTTTCCAATTATTCACATGGGACGTCCATGGAATGGGTATTGGGTTTTACCAATTCCGAATCAATTTGGTTCATTATGGGTAAACTTTAACTCGCCATTACTTTGGGATGTATTTGCAATTTCAACATATTTATCTGTATCTTTAGTTTTCTGGTGGACAGGTTTATTACCAGATTTTGCAACTATTAGAGATAGAGCAGTAAAACCTTTTCAAAAGAAAATATATTCTTTATTATCTTTCGGTTGGTCTGGTAGAGCAAAAGATTGGCAACGTTTTGAAGAAGTATCTTTGGTACTTGCTGGTTTAGCAACACCATTAGTACTTTCTGTACACACAATCGTATCGATGGACTTCGCTACTTCAATTAACCCAGGTTGGCATTCAACAATTTTCCCTCCTTATTTCGTAGCTGGAGCAATCTTTTCTGGATTTGCAATGGTACAAACGTTATTAGGTATAATGAGAAAAGTTACTAATATGGAAGCATATATTACACGTTTACACGTAGAATATATGAACATTGTAATTATTGTTACTGGAGGAATCGTAGCAGTTGCCTACGCAACAGAATTCTTTATTGCATGGTATACAGGTTCTCCTTATGAATATTACACTTATTTATCAATTGGTGCAGAAACTGGACCTTATGGATGGGCTTTTTGGTCATTATTAATATGTAACATCTTTACGCCACAATTACTTTGGATTAAAAAAATAAGAAGAAGTTTTATCTGGTCATTCATTATCTCTATTGTAATTAATATTGGTATGTGGTTTGAACGTTTTGATATTATTGCAATTGTATTAAGTAAAGGTCACTTACCATCAACTTGGTGGCGTTTTGAACCAACATTTGTAGATGTAGGTATCTTTATTGGAACTATCGGTTTCTTCTTTGTATTATTCTTATTATACGCAAGAACATTCCCAGTAATTCCTATTGCAGAAATGAAAACAATATTAAAATCTTCAGGAGAAAATTACAAGAAGCAAAGAGATGGAATTTCTACTTCTCAAGTTGAAGATAATAACACTATAAACGGATAA
- a CDS encoding quinol:cytochrome C oxidoreductase, which translates to MYQFSGRLKTLAIAFMVLGALGVALGFYNAPKTLEDAKEIMANQSAHGAHGNDHGETKHVEETHTEKKEDAHAEDNHSEENSHSEVIVEEVHGDSHSEGESHSEEVIEVKEVDEVHAEKLDTHASDNAHGTSHDDAHAEHVFHQLQNRPWAALYVALIFFLGVTLLVLAFYAIQRVAQAGWSIVLFRVMEAITANLLPVSLILIAVLVASFMHMNHLFSWMTEGTFTPGHENYDPIVDGKSGWINAPWWMIRSVFYLFVWNAYRWFIRRNSIKEDTAENISTYKKNYNVSVIFLFLFMITESMAVWDWIMGLDPHWFSTLFGWYVLATFLVSAVTTITFVTIYLRSKGYLPKVNDSHIHDLAKFMFGFSVFWTYLWFAQFMLIWYADIPEETTYYAMRFNEYKGLFLGMVVMNFVFPILLLINSDFKSIPWFVVMGGIVILAGHYVDVFVMIMPATVGAQWAIGIPEIGAILFFLGLLIWTTFSAFAKADPVAKGNPFLGESEHFHYYNIEHRGEDADAHH; encoded by the coding sequence ATGTATCAATTTTCAGGTAGATTAAAAACACTCGCTATTGCATTTATGGTTCTTGGAGCCTTAGGAGTTGCTTTAGGTTTTTACAATGCACCAAAAACTTTAGAAGACGCTAAAGAAATTATGGCTAACCAATCTGCTCACGGAGCACACGGTAATGACCATGGTGAAACAAAACATGTAGAGGAAACTCATACAGAAAAGAAAGAAGATGCTCATGCTGAAGATAATCATTCAGAAGAGAATTCTCATTCAGAAGTTATAGTTGAAGAAGTACACGGTGATTCTCACAGTGAAGGTGAATCTCATTCAGAAGAAGTAATAGAAGTAAAAGAAGTTGATGAAGTACATGCAGAAAAATTAGACACTCATGCTTCAGATAACGCACACGGAACAAGTCATGATGATGCACATGCAGAACATGTATTTCACCAATTACAAAACAGACCTTGGGCTGCACTTTATGTAGCTTTAATATTCTTTTTAGGAGTTACGTTATTAGTTTTAGCTTTTTATGCAATTCAAAGAGTTGCGCAAGCAGGTTGGTCAATAGTTTTGTTTAGAGTAATGGAAGCAATTACTGCTAACTTATTACCAGTTAGTTTAATTTTGATTGCTGTTTTAGTTGCATCATTTATGCACATGAATCACTTATTTTCTTGGATGACTGAAGGAACTTTTACTCCAGGTCACGAGAATTATGATCCAATTGTAGATGGTAAATCAGGATGGATAAACGCACCTTGGTGGATGATTAGAAGTGTATTCTATTTATTTGTTTGGAATGCTTACCGTTGGTTTATTAGAAGAAATTCTATTAAAGAAGATACTGCTGAAAATATTTCAACATACAAAAAGAATTATAACGTTTCTGTAATATTTTTATTCCTATTCATGATTACTGAAAGTATGGCAGTTTGGGATTGGATTATGGGCTTAGACCCTCACTGGTTCTCAACGTTATTTGGTTGGTATGTTTTAGCTACTTTCTTAGTAAGTGCTGTAACTACAATTACATTTGTAACAATTTATTTACGTTCTAAAGGATATTTACCAAAAGTAAATGATAGTCATATTCATGATTTAGCGAAGTTTATGTTTGGTTTCTCAGTATTCTGGACGTACTTATGGTTTGCACAGTTTATGTTGATCTGGTATGCAGATATTCCTGAAGAAACCACGTATTACGCAATGCGTTTTAACGAATATAAAGGACTATTTTTAGGAATGGTTGTAATGAATTTCGTTTTCCCAATTTTATTATTAATCAATAGTGATTTTAAGAGTATACCTTGGTTTGTAGTTATGGGAGGAATAGTGATTTTAGCAGGGCATTATGTAGATGTATTTGTTATGATTATGCCAGCGACAGTTGGTGCTCAATGGGCAATTGGTATTCCAGAAATTGGTGCTATACTATTTTTCTTAGGATTACTAATTTGGACAACCTTTAGTGCATTTGCAAAAGCAGATCCTGTTGCAAAAGGAAATCCATTTTTAGGAGAAAGTGAACACTTTCACTATTATAATATTGAACATAGAGGTGAAGACGCAGATGCGCACCATTAA
- a CDS encoding SulP family inorganic anion transporter produces the protein MNLKKLIPILEWLPNYNTSQFKGDFIAGITVAIVLIPQGIAYALIAGLPPIYGLYCALVPQIIYAVFGSSRQVAIGPVAIDSLIVASGVSALALAGSESYIAIAILLALIVGAIQFLMGVFRLGFIVNFLSKPVITGFTSALALIIGANQFKNLLGVDFIQSDQIHILIQDIWQQIATFNFNTSVIGLITVVIIIAFRKVNKKLPSALFVVILGILIMYYFGKNLIDVSIVKEIPSGLPKFTMPEIEFYQIRELLPIALTLVMVGYLETISIGKSLEAKQNEYRVNANQELIALGLSNMAGSLFKAYPTTSSFSRSAINQENGGTTGMSAIVSVIMIVISLLFLTPVFYYLPKTVLAAIIIVAVFGLINFKEAAYLWKANNLDFWLMMATFLATLFFGVEYGIITGVGLSLIILIFRTSRPYVTELGKVPNSNFYKNKNRFEEVVIDEDVLVFRFDAQLFYANSSYFRDNLDEMASKKGSALKLIVIDAESINRVDSTGVEMLKERVKFYQNKGIAFYFAGVKGPVRDLLFRGGLLEIIDVNHFFMRANQAVKFYKTGDRKHQEKYAKYIHQAYK, from the coding sequence ATGAATTTAAAAAAGCTCATACCAATTTTAGAGTGGTTGCCTAACTACAATACATCTCAATTTAAAGGAGATTTTATTGCTGGGATTACAGTTGCAATTGTTTTAATTCCACAAGGAATTGCGTATGCGTTAATTGCTGGTTTACCTCCAATTTACGGTTTATATTGCGCGTTAGTTCCACAGATAATATATGCTGTTTTTGGATCGTCAAGGCAAGTAGCAATTGGCCCAGTTGCCATAGATTCTTTAATTGTAGCTTCAGGAGTTTCTGCACTTGCACTAGCAGGATCGGAAAGTTATATTGCCATTGCAATTTTGTTGGCACTTATAGTTGGTGCAATTCAATTTTTAATGGGTGTTTTTAGGTTAGGCTTTATTGTAAATTTCTTATCTAAACCGGTAATAACGGGTTTTACTTCCGCTTTAGCGTTAATAATTGGCGCAAATCAATTTAAAAATTTATTAGGTGTGGATTTCATTCAAAGTGATCAAATACACATTTTAATACAAGATATTTGGCAGCAAATAGCAACTTTTAACTTTAATACATCTGTAATTGGTTTAATAACTGTAGTAATTATAATTGCTTTTAGAAAAGTAAACAAGAAATTACCAAGCGCACTTTTTGTGGTGATTTTAGGAATTTTAATAATGTATTATTTTGGAAAAAATTTAATTGATGTTTCTATAGTCAAAGAAATTCCATCTGGATTACCAAAATTTACAATGCCAGAGATTGAATTTTATCAGATTAGAGAACTATTACCAATTGCATTAACTTTAGTAATGGTTGGTTACCTAGAAACCATATCTATTGGTAAATCATTAGAAGCTAAACAAAATGAATACCGCGTAAATGCGAATCAGGAATTAATCGCTTTAGGCTTAAGTAATATGGCAGGTTCATTGTTTAAAGCATATCCTACAACATCAAGTTTTTCTCGTTCAGCAATCAATCAAGAAAACGGTGGAACAACAGGCATGTCGGCAATTGTGTCAGTTATAATGATTGTAATTTCTCTACTTTTTTTAACACCCGTTTTTTATTATTTGCCAAAAACAGTATTAGCAGCAATAATTATTGTAGCAGTTTTTGGATTGATAAATTTTAAAGAGGCAGCTTATTTATGGAAAGCGAATAACCTAGATTTTTGGTTGATGATGGCTACTTTTTTAGCAACCCTTTTCTTTGGTGTTGAATACGGAATTATAACAGGAGTAGGCTTGTCTTTAATAATTTTGATATTTAGAACGTCTAGACCTTATGTTACAGAATTAGGAAAAGTACCAAACTCTAATTTTTATAAAAACAAAAATAGGTTTGAAGAAGTTGTAATAGATGAAGATGTATTAGTTTTTAGATTCGATGCTCAGTTATTTTATGCCAATTCAAGTTATTTTAGAGATAATTTAGATGAAATGGCATCTAAAAAAGGCTCGGCATTAAAATTGATAGTTATAGATGCAGAAAGTATTAATAGAGTTGATAGTACTGGAGTAGAAATGCTTAAAGAGCGAGTTAAGTTTTATCAAAATAAAGGAATAGCCTTTTATTTTGCAGGGGTAAAAGGACCTGTAAGAGACTTGCTGTTTAGAGGAGGACTTTTAGAAATCATAGATGTCAATCATTTTTTTATGAGAGCAAATCAAGCAGTAAAATTTTATAAAACAGGTGATAGAAAGCATCAAGAAAAATATGCGAAATATATACATCAAGCATATAAATAA
- a CDS encoding cytochrome c oxidase subunit I — protein MSEHHHKETFVTKYIFSTDHKMISKQFLVTGIFMGVIGVFMSMLFRMQIAWPEKSFSIIEAFLGHHQTDGIMNPDMYLALVTIHGTIMVFFVLTAGLSGTFSNLLIPLQIGARDMASGFLNMVSYWLFFLSSIIMVISLFVEAGPASAGWTIYPPLSALPQAIPGSGAGMTLWLVSMAIFIASSLIGSLNYIVTVLNLRTKGMKMTRLPLTMWAFFITAIIGVVSFPVLLSAALLLIFDRSFGTSFYLSDIFISGEVLHYQGGSPVLFEHLFWFLGHPEVYIVLLPALGLTSEIISTHSRKPIFGYRAMIGSIMAIAFLSTIVWGHHMFISGMNPFLGSVFTFTTVLIAIPSAVKAFNYITTLWKGNLQLNPAMLFSIGLVSTFVTGGLTGLVLGDSALDINVHDTYFVVAHFHLVMGVSAIFGMFAGVYHWFPKMYGKMMNKTMGYWHFWISIICAYGVFWPMHFIGLAGLPRRYYTNTNFPMFDDLADVNVVITIFALVGGLGQIIFLANFFISIYRGKNATQNPWNSNTIEWTTPVEHIHGNWPGKIPEVHRWPYDYSKRVDPKDDDSDYLGGKDFIPQVVPLYDGEEPS, from the coding sequence ATGTCAGAGCATCATCACAAAGAAACATTTGTAACAAAATATATTTTTAGTACAGACCATAAAATGATTTCTAAACAATTCCTAGTTACAGGAATTTTTATGGGAGTTATTGGAGTATTCATGTCAATGTTATTCCGTATGCAAATTGCATGGCCAGAAAAATCATTTTCTATTATAGAAGCATTTTTAGGACATCATCAAACAGATGGTATAATGAATCCAGATATGTATTTGGCATTAGTTACCATTCATGGAACAATAATGGTATTCTTTGTACTAACTGCAGGTTTAAGTGGTACATTTTCTAACTTATTAATTCCCTTACAAATTGGTGCTAGAGATATGGCATCTGGTTTCTTAAATATGGTTTCTTATTGGTTATTCTTTTTATCAAGTATAATCATGGTTATATCTTTATTTGTTGAAGCAGGACCAGCATCTGCAGGATGGACAATTTACCCACCACTTTCAGCATTACCACAAGCAATTCCGGGTTCTGGAGCAGGTATGACGTTATGGTTGGTTTCTATGGCAATTTTTATTGCTTCATCTTTAATTGGATCATTAAACTATATAGTTACAGTTTTAAACTTACGTACAAAAGGAATGAAAATGACGCGTTTACCACTTACAATGTGGGCGTTTTTTATCACAGCAATTATTGGTGTGGTTTCTTTCCCAGTATTATTATCAGCAGCATTATTATTAATTTTTGATAGAAGTTTTGGTACCTCATTTTACTTATCAGATATATTTATTTCTGGTGAAGTATTACATTACCAAGGAGGATCACCAGTATTATTTGAACACTTATTTTGGTTCTTAGGTCACCCAGAGGTTTATATTGTATTATTACCAGCTTTAGGTTTAACTTCAGAAATTATTTCAACGCATTCTAGAAAACCAATTTTTGGATATAGAGCAATGATTGGTTCTATTATGGCAATTGCATTTTTATCTACAATTGTTTGGGGTCACCACATGTTTATCTCAGGAATGAATCCATTTTTAGGATCTGTGTTTACCTTTACAACTGTATTAATTGCAATTCCTTCAGCGGTAAAAGCATTTAACTATATAACCACTTTGTGGAAAGGAAATCTTCAACTAAATCCTGCCATGTTATTTTCAATCGGATTAGTTTCTACATTCGTTACAGGAGGTTTAACAGGATTAGTTTTAGGAGATTCTGCATTAGATATTAATGTTCATGATACATATTTCGTTGTAGCGCATTTCCACTTAGTAATGGGAGTATCTGCAATTTTTGGAATGTTTGCTGGTGTCTATCACTGGTTCCCGAAAATGTATGGTAAAATGATGAACAAAACTATGGGTTATTGGCACTTCTGGATAAGCATTATTTGTGCTTACGGTGTATTCTGGCCAATGCACTTTATTGGTTTAGCAGGTTTACCACGTAGATATTATACAAATACAAACTTTCCAATGTTTGATGATCTAGCTGATGTAAACGTTGTAATTACAATTTTTGCTTTAGTTGGAGGTTTAGGTCAAATAATATTCTTAGCTAACTTTTTTATCTCAATTTATAGAGGGAAAAATGCAACTCAGAATCCTTGGAATTCTAATACAATAGAATGGACTACACCAGTAGAACATATTCACGGTAACTGGCCTGGAAAAATTCCAGAAGTACACCGTTGGCCTTATGACTATAGTAAAAGAGTAGATCCTAAAGATGATGATAGTGATTACTTAGGAGGTAAAGACTTTATACCTCAAGTAGTACCATTATATGATGGAGAAGAGCCGTCTTAA
- a CDS encoding c-type cytochrome: protein MKSLKIIFSLVVLTSIVSCGNKREPSLQYMPDMYVSVPYDVNGAEGVNGKPVNSKPVAGTVKRGGYPAYDILDTNEGYEIAKNELKNPLEVTEDNLTNGKAMYDIYCAVCHGKKGDGNGILTERDKFAGIPNYKDRELTEGSIYHVIMHGKNLMGSHASQMTPTERWQVVQYVEKLKADLK from the coding sequence ATGAAGAGTTTAAAAATAATATTCAGTTTAGTAGTACTTACAAGTATAGTTTCTTGTGGTAACAAACGTGAGCCAAGTTTACAATATATGCCAGATATGTATGTGTCTGTACCTTATGATGTAAATGGAGCAGAAGGTGTAAATGGAAAACCAGTTAACTCTAAACCAGTTGCAGGTACAGTTAAAAGAGGAGGATATCCTGCTTATGACATCTTAGACACTAATGAAGGTTACGAAATTGCTAAGAATGAATTAAAAAATCCGTTAGAAGTTACTGAAGATAACTTAACAAACGGAAAAGCAATGTACGATATTTACTGTGCAGTATGTCATGGTAAAAAAGGTGATGGAAACGGAATTTTAACTGAACGTGATAAGTTTGCAGGTATTCCTAACTATAAAGATAGAGAACTTACCGAAGGAAGTATTTACCACGTAATTATGCACGGTAAAAACTTAATGGGTTCTCACGCATCACAAATGACACCAACAGAACGTTGGCAAGTTGTTCAGTATGTAGAAAAATTAAAAGCAGATTTAAAATAA